In Cyanobacteria bacterium GSL.Bin1, the following are encoded in one genomic region:
- a CDS encoding DUF350 domain-containing protein, whose product MMLVLQAIVETLGWTFFGVILLYGAVSLFDMITPTDYRGEIRRGNVAAAIFVGAFIVALTAIIVAVIVT is encoded by the coding sequence ATGATGTTAGTGTTACAAGCAATTGTGGAAACACTGGGCTGGACTTTTTTTGGCGTAATTCTTCTTTATGGAGCTGTTTCTTTATTTGATATGATTACGCCCACCGATTACCGTGGAGAAATTCGACGGGGCAATGTTGCTGCAGCGATTTTTGTTGGGGCATTTATCGTAGCTTTGACAGCAATTATTGTGGCAGTCATTGTAACTTAA
- the dcm gene encoding DNA (cytosine-5-)-methyltransferase has product MNKPTAISLFCGAGGCSLGFKQADYEILYANDKDSAAIDTYKRNFPDAVCSNEDINNLDFNQVLKNIGVAPGDLDMVIGGPPCQGFSTAGTRFWDDPRNHLLKSYVRALDVVRPKWFIMENVEGLLTSNKGKYIHEAAKAFIEIGYFIRIEKVYSQEYGIPQRRKRVLIVGNRIGHNYKLPEATIKVSGQIFRNSDITISHAIGTLPKAAKSKDELATPLSEPARDKFDLLLRGNAVEITDHYYPAIKGIQLERISALRPGQTMKDLPDHLQHESFRKRANRRVADGTPTEKRGGAPSGLKRLIDNEPSLTITGAATRELIHPVENRPLTIREAARIQTFPDDFIFCGTASQKIQQIGNAIPPVLARIFAEHIRDDYGFSGKPHNKGKLLGYLLTKAGAMSPALKATDMLLLELMTNQRQKQHLLFG; this is encoded by the coding sequence GTGAACAAGCCGACAGCGATTAGCTTATTTTGTGGCGCAGGAGGGTGCTCTCTGGGCTTCAAACAGGCAGATTACGAGATACTGTATGCAAATGATAAAGATTCTGCTGCTATCGATACCTATAAACGCAACTTTCCTGATGCAGTATGTAGCAACGAAGATATTAACAACCTAGATTTTAATCAGGTATTAAAAAATATTGGGGTAGCGCCTGGTGATCTTGATATGGTTATCGGCGGCCCGCCCTGCCAAGGTTTTTCAACTGCTGGGACTAGATTTTGGGATGACCCAAGAAACCATCTCTTGAAGAGCTATGTCAGAGCTTTGGATGTTGTACGTCCAAAATGGTTCATTATGGAAAATGTTGAAGGGTTGCTAACTTCAAATAAAGGTAAATATATTCATGAAGCAGCCAAAGCGTTTATTGAAATTGGCTATTTTATAAGGATTGAGAAAGTATATTCACAAGAATATGGAATTCCTCAAAGAAGAAAAAGAGTTCTGATTGTTGGCAATAGAATTGGTCATAATTATAAGCTTCCTGAGGCGACAATAAAAGTTTCAGGGCAAATATTTAGAAATTCAGATATAACGATTTCGCACGCAATTGGCACCCTGCCAAAAGCAGCCAAGTCAAAAGATGAGTTAGCAACTCCTCTTTCCGAACCTGCCCGAGATAAGTTCGATTTACTACTTAGAGGTAATGCTGTCGAAATTACAGATCATTACTACCCTGCGATAAAAGGTATTCAATTGGAGAGGATTTCTGCTCTTAGGCCTGGGCAAACAATGAAAGATTTGCCTGACCATCTTCAGCATGAATCGTTTAGAAAACGGGCAAATAGGCGCGTGGCAGATGGAACGCCAACGGAAAAGCGTGGCGGTGCGCCCTCAGGCTTGAAGAGATTAATAGACAATGAACCAAGCCTTACGATTACAGGTGCAGCTACACGAGAGCTAATCCATCCTGTTGAGAATAGGCCTCTAACGATTAGGGAAGCAGCCAGAATACAGACTTTTCCAGATGACTTTATATTTTGCGGAACTGCATCTCAAAAGATACAGCAAATTGGAAATGCTATCCCCCCAGTGCTTGCTCGAATTTTTGCCGAACATATCCGAGACGATTATGGATTCTCAGGGAAACCCCATAATAAAGGTAAGCTCTTAGGGTATCTGTTAACTAAAGCAGGAGCTATGAGCCCGGCTCTAAAAGCAACCGATATGTTGCTTTTAGAGCTCATGACGAATCAAAGACAGAAACAACACTTACTATTTGGATAA
- a CDS encoding DNA-binding protein, translated as MASITIDLSDSQFQKLENLARVHGIATEVLLKASLEDWLNLQKGDFVNAADYVLEKNAELYWRLA; from the coding sequence GTGGCTTCTATAACAATTGATCTTTCGGACAGCCAATTCCAAAAGCTAGAGAATTTAGCAAGAGTGCATGGCATTGCGACTGAAGTGCTTTTGAAGGCAAGCCTAGAGGATTGGCTAAATCTACAAAAAGGCGATTTCGTTAATGCAGCCGATTATGTGTTGGAGAAAAACGCTGAACTATATTGGCGTTTGGCATGA
- a CDS encoding type II toxin-antitoxin system death-on-curing family toxin encodes MIRYLTLIEVLELHRKILEQSGGTLGIRDMGLLESAIAQLRMTFGGEDLYPSLLEKSAALGFSIIMNHPFVDGNKRTGHAATETFLVLNGLEINASVDEQERMVLAIASGKLEREVFVEWLQQNTTAC; translated from the coding sequence ATGATCCGCTATTTGACATTAATTGAGGTATTAGAGCTACATCGCAAAATTCTTGAACAATCTGGTGGAACATTGGGGATCCGAGATATGGGGTTGTTGGAATCAGCGATTGCCCAGCTTCGAATGACGTTTGGCGGAGAGGATCTTTACCCAAGTTTGCTGGAGAAGTCAGCAGCATTAGGGTTTTCAATCATCATGAATCATCCATTTGTAGATGGAAATAAACGTACAGGTCATGCTGCGACGGAGACTTTTCTTGTTCTGAATGGGTTGGAAATTAATGCATCTGTGGATGAACAAGAACGTATGGTGTTGGCGATCGCATCTGGCAAATTAGAGCGTGAGGTATTTGTAGAATGGTTGCAGCAGAACACAACTGCCTGCTAA
- a CDS encoding type II toxin-antitoxin system Phd/YefM family antitoxin: MLNVTVDEIQRDPLKYLRQVEAGETLVIVRSDKAIAELRPIARSKQLRPFGLCAGEFTVPDDFDAPLPEDLLNTFEGK, from the coding sequence ATGTTGAACGTCACTGTTGATGAAATACAACGCGATCCCTTGAAATATCTGCGCCAAGTAGAGGCAGGTGAAACTCTTGTCATTGTTAGATCTGATAAGGCGATCGCTGAACTTAGACCTATTGCGCGGAGTAAGCAATTGCGACCATTTGGTTTGTGTGCAGGTGAATTTACTGTTCCAGACGATTTCGATGCTCCCTTGCCTGAAGATCTTCTTAATACGTTCGAGGGCAAATGA
- a CDS encoding alpha/beta fold hydrolase translates to MEISYSKHPDGTQLAYRHHAASVKQSYKPGLLFLPGYGSDMEGTKATQIFTWAKQQGLQATLMDYGGHGRSSGEFRDGTLGQWTDHACHILETITSGPQILVGSSMGGWIMMLLALHSPQRICGLMGLATATDFTSRLILPGLNTQQRQELSTKGEIILAHSSLPMTQRYIQESINHQLLGNQRLGTLTCPVTLLHGRQDTVIPWMWSCELQQELRSDFITVILLKSGDHRLSDPQSLDILIDSLARLYEVVLSELD, encoded by the coding sequence ATGGAGATCAGCTATAGCAAACATCCCGATGGAACACAATTAGCCTATCGCCATCATGCTGCCTCAGTCAAACAAAGCTATAAGCCAGGGCTTCTCTTTCTGCCTGGTTATGGTTCAGATATGGAGGGGACTAAAGCGACCCAGATTTTTACCTGGGCCAAGCAACAGGGTTTGCAAGCGACCTTAATGGACTATGGCGGTCATGGCCGTTCTAGTGGCGAATTTAGGGATGGCACTTTGGGTCAATGGACCGATCATGCCTGTCACATTTTAGAAACCATAACATCAGGACCACAGATCTTGGTGGGTTCCTCTATGGGAGGCTGGATTATGATGCTCTTAGCCCTTCACTCTCCCCAGCGTATCTGTGGCTTAATGGGTCTGGCCACTGCAACCGACTTCACATCGCGATTGATCCTACCAGGTCTAAATACTCAGCAAAGGCAAGAGTTATCGACGAAAGGTGAAATTATCCTTGCTCATAGTTCTTTACCAATGACTCAGCGTTACATCCAAGAGTCGATCAATCATCAACTCCTTGGCAATCAGCGTCTTGGCACCTTAACTTGCCCTGTGACCTTGCTTCATGGTCGACAGGACACTGTTATCCCTTGGATGTGGAGTTGTGAATTACAGCAGGAATTAAGGAGTGATTTCATTACTGTTATTTTGCTCAAATCGGGTGACCATCGTCTTTCCGACCCGCAAAGTTTAGACATTCTGATCGACAGTTTGGCACGACTTTATGAAGTCGTCTTATCTGAACTTGATTAA
- the pruA gene encoding L-glutamate gamma-semialdehyde dehydrogenase codes for MVAAPTITNYEPATHAIALWLLEKMGENRSPLASLQLDDKLLAWAMNNSGLRVQLFRLIDCLPSLESRPEIATHLQEYLSDESVELPSSLKKLLNFTDPNSLAAQTAASTFRKGVAMLAQRYIAGETTEQILKTIERLRRNQMAFTIDLLGEAVISEAEAQSYQQRYLDLLATLSQAAQNWQSVPAIDTAEGEDLPKVQVSVKLTAFYSQFDPLDPEGSQEKVCERVRPLLRRAQEVGAAIHFDMEQYVYKDLTLAILKDLLMEEEFRDRADIGVTLQAYLRDSQKDLEDLIAWAKQRGTPITIRLVKGAYWDQETIRATQHRWPSPVFQTKAETDCNFEQMTQTLLTNHEWLHGAIGSHNVRSQALAIAIAEDLNIPRQRFELQVLYGMGDPLAKAIIKRGHRVRVYSPYGQLLPGMAYLIRRLLENTANSSFLRQKLENRPAEELLAPPSPQPEQAPTPTPGVFANAANTDYADQQQRENAQTALARVRQQFGKTYSPLINGESVETATYQDSVNPSQPTELIGRVGQISLEQAEAAMRAAQAAFPAWKNTPISERARIIRQAADLMEQRRHEFNAWVCFESGKVLAQADPEVSEAIDFCRYYADAMEQLQQGHHFDLTGETNFYHYQPRGLAVIISPWNFPIAISTGMTVAALVTGNCALLKPAGTTSIIAAKLTEILIAAGIPKGVFQYIPGRGSTVGDYLVKHPQTHLIAFTGSREVGCQIYADAAVVQPKQRHLKRVIAEMGGKNAVIVDASADLDQAVSGIISSAFGYSGQKCSACSRAIVLESVYDRFVERLMAATRSLQVGKADDPATKVGPVIDETARDRVCHYIEQGKQEANVALQVSVPEDGYYVAPTIFTEVAPDAVIAQAEIFGPVIAVIKVKDFPEALAVANDTDYALTGGIYSRTLSHIEQAKAQFEVGNFYINRGITGSIVARQPFGGFKLSGIGSKAGGPDYLMQFMEPRVITENIQRQGFAPIRGAD; via the coding sequence ATGGTTGCCGCACCCACCATAACCAACTATGAACCTGCCACTCACGCGATCGCGCTTTGGCTTTTGGAAAAGATGGGAGAAAACCGCTCCCCCTTGGCTTCCCTGCAATTAGATGATAAATTGCTGGCTTGGGCAATGAACAACTCAGGGTTACGGGTGCAACTCTTCCGCTTAATTGATTGCTTGCCCTCGCTAGAAAGTCGTCCGGAGATTGCAACCCACCTCCAGGAATATCTGAGTGATGAGAGTGTAGAACTGCCCAGTTCTCTCAAAAAACTCCTCAATTTTACTGATCCCAATTCGCTAGCTGCACAAACTGCTGCCTCCACATTTCGCAAAGGGGTGGCGATGCTTGCCCAAAGGTATATTGCTGGAGAAACCACTGAGCAAATTCTTAAGACCATTGAACGCTTGCGCCGCAATCAGATGGCGTTCACAATCGATTTACTGGGGGAAGCGGTAATTAGTGAGGCCGAAGCCCAGTCTTATCAGCAACGATATCTTGATTTGTTAGCAACCCTCTCCCAAGCCGCCCAAAACTGGCAGTCGGTGCCAGCCATTGATACAGCGGAGGGAGAAGACTTACCCAAAGTCCAAGTCTCGGTGAAATTGACTGCTTTCTACTCCCAATTTGATCCCCTCGATCCCGAAGGCAGTCAAGAAAAGGTTTGTGAACGAGTACGTCCGCTGTTACGTCGCGCTCAGGAAGTGGGAGCGGCGATTCACTTTGATATGGAACAGTACGTTTATAAGGATCTTACTCTTGCCATCTTGAAAGACTTATTGATGGAAGAAGAGTTTCGCGATCGCGCTGATATTGGTGTGACGTTGCAAGCTTATCTCCGTGATTCCCAAAAAGATCTAGAAGACTTAATCGCATGGGCAAAGCAACGAGGCACGCCGATTACGATCCGCTTAGTAAAAGGAGCCTATTGGGATCAAGAAACAATTCGAGCGACTCAACACCGTTGGCCATCGCCCGTCTTTCAAACGAAAGCAGAAACGGACTGCAATTTTGAACAGATGACCCAGACGCTACTAACGAATCATGAATGGCTTCATGGGGCGATTGGTAGCCATAATGTACGTTCCCAAGCTCTTGCCATCGCGATCGCGGAAGACCTCAATATTCCCCGTCAGCGCTTTGAACTGCAAGTGTTATATGGCATGGGAGACCCCTTAGCCAAGGCAATAATCAAGCGAGGTCATCGGGTACGAGTCTATTCTCCCTACGGGCAACTTTTACCCGGTATGGCTTACTTGATTCGACGCTTATTGGAAAATACAGCCAATAGTTCCTTTTTACGCCAAAAATTAGAAAATCGCCCGGCCGAAGAACTGCTTGCGCCTCCTTCTCCCCAACCAGAGCAAGCCCCTACGCCCACCCCAGGGGTATTTGCCAATGCTGCCAATACTGACTATGCTGACCAACAGCAACGGGAAAACGCACAAACGGCACTGGCTAGGGTGCGGCAACAATTCGGTAAAACCTATTCTCCTCTGATTAATGGGGAATCTGTCGAAACCGCTACCTATCAAGACTCCGTCAACCCCTCTCAACCCACCGAACTCATTGGTCGGGTCGGACAAATTTCCTTAGAACAAGCCGAGGCAGCAATGCGAGCGGCGCAAGCCGCCTTTCCCGCTTGGAAAAACACCCCCATTTCCGAGCGAGCGAGAATCATTCGTCAAGCCGCTGACTTAATGGAACAACGCCGTCATGAGTTCAATGCTTGGGTTTGTTTTGAATCCGGAAAAGTCCTTGCTCAAGCAGATCCAGAAGTGTCAGAAGCCATTGATTTCTGCCGCTACTATGCGGATGCCATGGAACAGTTGCAGCAGGGTCATCACTTTGATCTGACAGGGGAAACGAATTTCTATCATTATCAACCCCGGGGACTGGCCGTGATCATTTCTCCTTGGAACTTTCCCATTGCGATTTCAACTGGGATGACGGTTGCCGCTTTGGTGACCGGTAATTGTGCCTTGTTAAAACCGGCGGGAACCACTTCCATTATTGCCGCCAAACTGACCGAAATTTTGATTGCTGCAGGCATCCCGAAAGGAGTGTTTCAATATATTCCGGGTCGTGGTTCTACCGTTGGGGATTATTTGGTAAAGCATCCTCAAACTCATTTAATTGCCTTTACTGGGTCAAGAGAGGTGGGATGTCAAATTTATGCCGATGCGGCAGTAGTGCAACCGAAACAACGGCATCTCAAGCGAGTGATTGCTGAAATGGGGGGCAAGAATGCAGTTATTGTTGATGCCAGTGCCGATTTAGACCAAGCCGTCTCAGGGATTATCTCCTCTGCTTTTGGCTACAGTGGTCAGAAGTGTTCGGCTTGTTCACGGGCAATTGTCCTGGAAAGCGTCTATGATCGCTTTGTTGAACGACTGATGGCAGCCACCCGCTCGCTGCAGGTAGGAAAAGCCGATGATCCGGCGACAAAAGTAGGTCCGGTGATTGATGAGACAGCGCGCGATCGCGTTTGTCATTACATTGAGCAAGGTAAACAGGAAGCCAATGTAGCGCTGCAAGTGTCTGTTCCCGAAGACGGCTATTATGTTGCGCCTACTATTTTTACAGAGGTTGCTCCTGATGCTGTCATTGCCCAAGCAGAAATTTTTGGCCCCGTGATTGCTGTGATTAAAGTAAAAGATTTTCCCGAAGCTTTAGCCGTCGCTAACGATACGGATTATGCCTTAACCGGAGGAATTTATTCCCGCACCTTATCCCATATTGAACAAGCGAAAGCCCAATTTGAAGTGGGGAATTTTTATATTAATCGGGGCATTACTGGCTCAATTGTGGCCCGACAACCCTTTGGTGGCTTTAAGTTGTCGGGAATTGGCTCTAAGGCAGGGGGTCCCGACTATTTGATGCAGTTTATGGAACCCCGCGTGATTACAGAGAATATCCAGCGTCAAGGCTTTGCTCCCATCAGGGGCGCGGATTAA
- a CDS encoding PIN domain-containing protein produces MRILLDTHIFLWFISGDAQLSTNVRDSIRDPDNEVYLSSVSVWEAIVKYQLGKLPLPESPETYLPKQRELHQIASLALDENSVIQLAKLPPLHRDPFDRMLICQALQNGLTIATVDTAVRAYSVSVL; encoded by the coding sequence ATGAGAATTTTGCTAGATACGCATATCTTTTTGTGGTTTATCAGTGGTGATGCCCAGTTATCAACGAATGTTAGAGATTCAATTCGTGATCCAGATAATGAGGTCTACCTGAGTTCAGTTTCTGTTTGGGAAGCAATTGTCAAATACCAGTTGGGCAAGCTTCCTCTGCCAGAGTCGCCTGAAACTTATTTGCCCAAGCAGCGCGAACTTCATCAGATTGCTAGTCTTGCTCTTGATGAAAATAGCGTGATTCAATTGGCTAAACTGCCACCATTGCATCGTGATCCATTTGACAGAATGCTTATCTGTCAAGCATTACAAAACGGTTTGACCATTGCGACAGTAGATACAGCAGTTCGTGCCTATTCAGTAAGCGTCTTGTAG
- a CDS encoding N-acetyl-gamma-glutamyl-phosphate reductase: MNASDKVSVGIVGASGYGGVQLVRLLLEHPQVEVTYLGGSQSAGKDFADLYPYLAHRFHHRIEPIDAETIAQQCQVVFLSLPHGLAHDLAPQLLAKGCQVLDLSADYRFGDLTTYSTTYNVERHDEDTASAAVYGLPELYQERIAAASLIGCPGCYPTASLLAIAPALKQGLILPESIIIDAKSGTSGGGRQTKVNLLLAEADNALTPYSVAGHRHTPEIEEICSSLAGVEIRVQFTPHLVPMVRGMLATVYATLRDPGLVRDDLLTIYNAFYRSSQFVKILPNGVYPQTKWTSGTNLCYIGIEVDPRTERVIIMSAIDNLMKGQAAQAVQCMNLMLGWEETLGLPQLAFYP; the protein is encoded by the coding sequence ATGAATGCTTCAGATAAAGTTTCTGTTGGTATTGTTGGGGCGTCTGGGTATGGGGGGGTACAGCTGGTTCGCTTACTCCTAGAACATCCTCAAGTAGAAGTAACTTATTTAGGAGGCAGTCAGAGTGCTGGCAAAGACTTCGCTGATCTTTATCCTTACCTCGCTCATCGCTTTCACCATCGGATCGAGCCCATCGATGCTGAGACGATCGCGCAACAGTGTCAAGTTGTCTTCCTCTCTCTCCCTCATGGTTTAGCCCATGACTTAGCACCGCAACTGTTAGCGAAAGGATGCCAAGTTCTCGATTTATCTGCTGATTACCGTTTCGGCGACCTCACAACTTACTCAACCACATACAATGTGGAACGGCATGATGAAGATACTGCCTCAGCAGCTGTTTATGGCTTACCTGAGCTTTATCAAGAGCGCATTGCTGCTGCTTCTCTCATTGGTTGTCCGGGATGTTATCCCACTGCTAGTTTACTCGCGATCGCGCCTGCACTCAAACAAGGGTTAATTCTTCCAGAAAGCATCATTATCGATGCCAAATCTGGAACATCGGGTGGGGGACGTCAAACCAAAGTCAATTTACTCCTTGCTGAAGCAGACAACGCTCTAACCCCTTACAGCGTTGCCGGACACCGTCACACTCCAGAAATTGAAGAAATTTGTAGTAGCCTTGCGGGAGTGGAGATTCGAGTGCAATTTACTCCTCATTTAGTTCCGATGGTAAGAGGCATGTTAGCGACGGTTTATGCAACTTTGCGCGATCCGGGATTAGTCCGTGATGATTTACTGACAATTTACAATGCTTTCTATCGCTCCTCTCAGTTTGTGAAAATTCTTCCGAATGGTGTTTATCCACAAACCAAATGGACATCTGGCACTAATCTCTGTTATATCGGCATTGAAGTCGATCCCCGAACTGAGCGTGTCATCATTATGTCCGCAATTGATAACCTGATGAAAGGGCAAGCCGCACAAGCTGTTCAGTGCATGAATTTAATGTTGGGTTGGGAAGAAACTTTAGGGTTACCGCAACTGGCTTTTTATCCTTAA